The Rhodobacter sp. 24-YEA-8 DNA segment CACGATGCGCCCGAAGCCCAGCCTGAGGTGATGGCGCAGTGTGGCGGCGGTCTCGCAATTGTCCTCGGCAAGGATCAGCGCCACAGGGCCCTTGCCCGGTGCGGGCTTCGCCATTTCCAGAAACTGGCCAATTGAACTATACTGCATGTCTCGCCCGGGTGGTGGATCGGCCCGCATCCGGCCGCGAATAAGACTCTGCTATCACGCCGCCGATGACAAGACGTTACCCGGACACGGATGGCGGTGTATGGCCGCATAAATCCGCAAAGCGGGCCTGGTCGTCGCCCTGCCGGGCATGGCGTTGCCCCGGGCGGCCCGCGCGTGTAAAAGCGCGCTCCAGGAGGCACGCCATGTCGAACCCCGAAAGCCTGACAGATGTCGCAGAAAGCAATGCCGGCCTTGCAAAGGGCGGTGATGCGGATGCGATAAAGAAGCTCTTCATCAAGACTTACGGCTGTCAGATGAATGTCTATGACAGCGAGCGCATGGCCGAAGCCATGGGCGCGAAGGGCTATGTGCTGACGGATAAGGCGGATGACGCCGATATGGTGCTGCTGAACACCTGTCACATCCGCGAAAAGGCCTCGGAGAAACTCTATTCCGATCTTGGTAGGCTGAAGCCGCTGAAACGGGAAAAGCCGGATCTCAAGATCGGCGTGGCGGGCTGTGTCGCCCAGGCCGAGGGCGCTGAGATCCGCCGCCGCATGCCGCTGGTGGATATCGTGGTCGGCCCGCAGGCCTATCACCGGCTGCCCGCGATGGTCGAGGCAGGTGGCGCCCAGATCGATACCGATTTCCCGGTCGAGGATAAGTTCGAACATCTGCCGCAACGGAAGGGCTATCGCGGCCCGACGGCATTTCTGACCGTGCAGGAAGGCTGCGACAAATTCTGCGCCTTTTGCGTGGTGCCCTATACAAGGGGCGCCGAGGTCTCGCGCCCTGCCGCGCGGCTGATGCGCGAGGCGCGCGAGCTGGTCTCCCGCGGCGTACGCGAGATCACGCTGCTGGGTCAGAACGTCAACGGCTATCACGGCGAAGGGGAGGGGAAAGACTGGACCCTTGCCCGGCTGATCCGCGAGCTGGCAGAGATCGACGGGCTGGACCGCATCCGCTATACGACCAGCCACCCCAATGACATGGACGACGATCTGATCGCCGCCCATGGTGATGTGCCTCAGCTGATGCCCTATCTGCATCTGCCGGTGCAATCCGGGTCCGACCGCATCCTGAAAGCGATGAACCGCAAACATACGCGCGAGCAGTATTTCGGCCTGATCGACCGCATCCGCGCGGCGCGGCCCGATATTCTGATGACCTCGGATTTCATCGTGGGCTTCCCGGGCGAGACCGACCATGATTTCGCCGATACGATGGATCTGGTCGCGCGGGTCGGCTATGGCGCGGCGTTTTCGTTCAAATATTCCGCGCGTCCCGGCACGCCTGCGGCGGAAAAGCCCGGCGTCGAGGCGGCGGTGGCGGATGCCAGGCTTCAGGCGCTGCAAAGGCTGATCCTGGATCAGCAGCACGCGGCCCAGGCGGCGATGGTCGGGCGCGAGATTTCTGTGCTCTATGAGAAACCCGGCCGTCTCCCGGGGCAGATGGTTGGCAAATCAGATCATCTGATGGCGGTGCATGTCACCGATCCGGAGGGCCGAATCGGCGACCTCGTCCGGGCGCGCGTGACAGCTGCGTCCTCTAACTCCCTTGCGGCGGAACGGCTTTTCTGATCCCCCCTGTGCCGGCAATGCGCCAGTGATCCTGGCCGGACAGCATTGCTTTCGGCCTGAGAGATCAGGCACGGGAACCACATCATCTTGTGTGCAACTTAAAGTTGAAGTCTACATAAATGAATTGGTTACGGTAAATTCTCCTTTACTTGCGCGTGAGCGGGGGGCAAATCTGCAGGTGCTGCACAAGAGAACAGGGGGCTGGCTGTGAATATGCTTTCACGCGCCGCGCGGAAGATGGGCGCTCGAATGAGCCTGGGGGCGACCGCGCTGGCAATTGCGATTTCCGGGGGCAGTGCTGCCCTGTCGCAAAGCACGATTGATCGCACTGTGGTCACCGGCCAGATCGAATGGGGTGTCTGGGTCGATGATGACGGCTGTATGCACTGGTGGGCCGATGGCGGTCTCGAAGGCTATATGGTGCCGCGCCGCGATCCGAAAACCGGCAAGCCAGTCTGCCTGAAAAAGAACCTTTGCCTGAACGAGAACACTGATCAGCTTTTCGCGACCGACAGTGCGAAGCTCACCAAAGCCGGGCGGCAAAGGCTGGCGAATTTCTTCACGTCAACCGATGCGTTTGGCTACGCGATCTACGGCCATACCGACAGCCGCGCCTCGGATGAATATAATATGAGCCTCTCGCAGCGCCGCGCGAAGGCGGTGGCGGATGTGGCCCGTTCGGTCGGCGCCTCGGTTGAGCGCGAGATCGGTTTCGGCGAGCGCAATCCGATTGCCACCAACTCGACCGCTGCCGGCATGGCGAAGAATCGTCGCGTCGAAATCGTCTGCTATCGCTGGTAAGGGGGCATGAGCATGAGCATGAAACTTGTGACTGTGCTGCTCGGGGCTGGCCTCGTGGCCGGCTGTGCCGAGAGTTTTGAAGGCACCCGGGCCTATTATGGCCCGGATTCGGTGATCGCGACCGGTGTGGACAAGGGGCGCGACCGCGGCGTTTTGCAAAATGGCCGCGCCGCCATCGCCTATGATCCGGATGGTTGTCAGAATTGGATCATCGATGATGGCCTGGAAGGCTATTCGACGCCGCGTTTCGACCCGGTTTCGGGCCTGCCGATCTGCAATGACAAATATCCTCCGGGCACTGTGCTGGGCGATTATCAGTCTGCCAATCCGGGGATCCGGGACCGTGTCTCTGGCCCGGGCCGCAAGACCGTGGTTGTGCGCCGCACGAACTGAACTGCACAGTCAGATCGCTGACTTCAACGGGCTGCAGGGGAACCTGCGGCCCGTTTTCACATCCGGGGCCTTCCCTCCGGCGCATGACCTCCCATATTGTAGAGGTTGTCATCAAATTCTGATCTTCATCCGCAAGATCTGGTGGTGGCAATGAAAGGTCTTGCCAGATGCCGCGTTCAGGCGCAGCATCATGATTAAGGCTCTTGCAGGAAGGAGGCCCATTTGGGCATCAGCGCGCTGACCCCCCCGACCAGCCCCGAGGATATGGTGGAAACCGTCCTGGAATTTCCCGATAACCGGCTCCTGATCGGGCTTTGCGGCGAATATGACCGCAATCTCGCCCAGGTCGAGCATCAGCTGGGGGTCCATGTGCTCAGGCGTGGTAATCGCCTGACGGTGGTCGGCGCTCCGGCAGCACGAGAGCAGGCCGCAGCCGTGCTGCGCGCGCTCTATGCCCGGCTGGAAGCCGGCCGCAGCGTTGAAGCCGGCGATGTCGATGGTGCGCTGCGTCTGTCGATCCCGGCGCAGCCGCGCGACGGCGAACAGATCGAACTCTTTTCCCCCGGGATGGAGCTGCGTACCCGCAAAAAGCCGATCGAGCCTCGCACCGAGGCGCAGAAGGCCTATGTGGCGAACCTGTTCAAACATGAGCTGGGCTTTGGCATCGGGCCGGCAGGCACGGGAAAAACCTATCTCGCGGTTGCGGTCGGGGTGACAATGTTCATCTCCGGTGCGGTTGAAAAGATCGTGCTCTCGCGCCCTGCGGTCGAGGCCGGCGAACGGCTCGGCTTCCTTCCCGGCGATATGAAGGAGAAGGTCGATCCCTATATGCAGCCGCTCTATGACGCGCTGAATGATTTCCTGCCGGCGCGCCAGGTCGAGAAGCTCTTCGCCGAGAAACGCATTGAAATCGCACCACTGGCCTTCATGCGCGGGCGCACTCTGTCCAATGCTTTCGTGGTGCTGGACGAGGCGCAGAACGCCACCGCCATGCAGATGAAAATGTTCCTGACGCGACTTGGCGAGGGCTCGCGCATGGTGGTCACGGGGGACCGCACCCAGGTCGATCTGCCACGCGGCGTGACCTCGGGTCTTGCCGAGGCGGAGCGGATCCTGAAAGGGGTCAGGGGCGTCAGCTTCAACTATTTCAACTCGGCCGATGTCGTGCGCCACCCGCTGGTCGCCCGGATTATTGAAGCCTGGGAAAAAGACGAAGCATCGGTCTGATCGCGACATATAAGACTTTCCCGGAGCCATGGCTCCGGGAATGCCTCCGGCGGGGATATTTAAGGACAGATGAAAACACTGACCCTTTCATCTGTCCTTAAATATCCCGGGGATGAGCGGCTGTGCCGC contains these protein-coding regions:
- the miaB gene encoding tRNA (N6-isopentenyl adenosine(37)-C2)-methylthiotransferase MiaB, giving the protein MSNPESLTDVAESNAGLAKGGDADAIKKLFIKTYGCQMNVYDSERMAEAMGAKGYVLTDKADDADMVLLNTCHIREKASEKLYSDLGRLKPLKREKPDLKIGVAGCVAQAEGAEIRRRMPLVDIVVGPQAYHRLPAMVEAGGAQIDTDFPVEDKFEHLPQRKGYRGPTAFLTVQEGCDKFCAFCVVPYTRGAEVSRPAARLMREARELVSRGVREITLLGQNVNGYHGEGEGKDWTLARLIRELAEIDGLDRIRYTTSHPNDMDDDLIAAHGDVPQLMPYLHLPVQSGSDRILKAMNRKHTREQYFGLIDRIRAARPDILMTSDFIVGFPGETDHDFADTMDLVARVGYGAAFSFKYSARPGTPAAEKPGVEAAVADARLQALQRLILDQQHAAQAAMVGREISVLYEKPGRLPGQMVGKSDHLMAVHVTDPEGRIGDLVRARVTAASSNSLAAERLF
- a CDS encoding OmpA family protein, producing the protein MSLGATALAIAISGGSAALSQSTIDRTVVTGQIEWGVWVDDDGCMHWWADGGLEGYMVPRRDPKTGKPVCLKKNLCLNENTDQLFATDSAKLTKAGRQRLANFFTSTDAFGYAIYGHTDSRASDEYNMSLSQRRAKAVADVARSVGASVEREIGFGERNPIATNSTAAGMAKNRRVEIVCYRW
- a CDS encoding PhoH family protein; amino-acid sequence: MGISALTPPTSPEDMVETVLEFPDNRLLIGLCGEYDRNLAQVEHQLGVHVLRRGNRLTVVGAPAAREQAAAVLRALYARLEAGRSVEAGDVDGALRLSIPAQPRDGEQIELFSPGMELRTRKKPIEPRTEAQKAYVANLFKHELGFGIGPAGTGKTYLAVAVGVTMFISGAVEKIVLSRPAVEAGERLGFLPGDMKEKVDPYMQPLYDALNDFLPARQVEKLFAEKRIEIAPLAFMRGRTLSNAFVVLDEAQNATAMQMKMFLTRLGEGSRMVVTGDRTQVDLPRGVTSGLAEAERILKGVRGVSFNYFNSADVVRHPLVARIIEAWEKDEASV